A portion of the Sabethes cyaneus chromosome 3, idSabCyanKW18_F2, whole genome shotgun sequence genome contains these proteins:
- the LOC128741137 gene encoding rho GTPase-activating protein 92B-like, translated as MSRNMKRQLEKFKEELKSNLTRSSKAEKNADGLQEVEREVDRYKDILQNLNKRIASTVSAGQPQDVATKEKRVRKVAEFQLGQLMEESAKDLPLGLLRDVLDKCARLEKTVASEIINNEMNVENSVSKNLNDIIERHLATIQKQKRIVGKCHQEYEATRQKYDSAQRNSDQFGNQTKLTQLKDDLEELHNKLEKERDLYESYMYELLAEEENIANYVKEYVKHQELYYTSALREIQSTINSMDGLFRRNNKQIFHTPLREHLKATDRKIAYVIELCVCCLLEKGLYEEGLLRVGCASSKLRRMISAINANYVTPPLADKYADPHVTAGVLKKYLRSLPDPLLTFEFYQDFVIAAQKPSETQRKAAILNIINQLPKENYDNLRYLTKFLSYLSEKNQENKMSPQNIAIVMSPNLLWSPNENENYIDQVNSTATVNTIVEALITDWGFFFDGDVNFYVSMSRDTLFPDNGGFPVDKDHPVRAPANDYMSKSMIATMGSQDEIRYYNSGGGGGGNSGGGGSSSSNSQKPSTSHSRSSSHDTSLILINSNDQLSKHRSQSNSSLSDHSSPPHENSPKPTVRRKHNKQAAPTPPDNHHKGTTTASSNHNTREHNTAKVPSSAATYFKQLNNSSNNKNNGMGRARNDEGFQSLQHHAYKQAQQDYVSERQPIMTRAESHDDLLKLKSPAASGVPGAEKIPPPRPAAVSIGETQTLNRAKGMHDLHHQNSKLPNAPNCDSTSSIGNKENKDSHNRQVCPLPVKPVALPRTTLVAAKTPTPTGPGPNGHGAEDDNGFMTVVREKPVIPERPAILLRPQSFKGSIPEISKVSEGTNTLISSTNSLKKAQSFRGETSSGAGKEAGSTVLERTQIYNIDKQQVAIIDVAEKHSSGEEKTKKDKTVPISLAPVATVPEGIPPLAMMESTGSLGSDFQSPTNPVGPAEANSEATTVDAAGSSSSATSSTAAASSTTTTTTTTTSLQHVPQSPRGFDQAKIKRPQVPAPPPPVGRPKSSDSTDL; from the exons ATGAGCAGAAACATGAAAAGACAACTGGAGAAGTTTAAGGAGGAGCTCAAATCTAATTTGACAAG ATCTAGCAAAGCGGAGAAAAATGCCGACGGCTTACAGGAAGTGGAACGAGAGGTCGATCGATACAAGGACATTCTGCAGAATTTAAATAAGCGGATAGCGAGCACGGTGTCGGCTGGCCAGCCGCAGGATGTCGCGACCAAGGAGAAACGGGTACGCAAGGTGGCTGAATTTCAGCTCGGTCAGCTGATGGAGGAATCAGCCAAAGATTTACCTCTAGGATTGCTGCGGGATGTGTTGGACAAATGCG CCCGACTGGAAAAGACAGTCGCTTCTGAGATCATTAACAACGAGATGAACGTGGAGAATTCGGTTAGTAAAAATCTCAACGACATCATCGAGCGGCACCTAGCCACCATCCAGAAGCAGAAGCGGATCGTTGGAAAGTGTCATCAGGAGTACGAGGCGACCAGGCAAAAGTATGAT tCTGCTCAGCGGAATAGTGATCAGTTCGGTAATCAAACCAAGCTAACCCAGCTGAAAGATGACCTGGAGGAATTGCACAACAAGCTCGAGAAGGAGCGGGATCTGTACGAGTCGTACATGTACGAACTACTGGCAGAGGAGGAGAATATCGCAAACTACGTCAAGGAATACGTGAAACACCAGGAATTGTACTATACTTCGGCTCTGCGGGAGATCCAAAGTACCATCAACAGTATGGATGGATTATTTC GGCGGAACAATAAACAAATCTTTCACACACCCCTGCGAGAGCATTTAAAAGCGACAGATCGCAAAATTGCCTACGTCATCGAGCTGTGTGTATGTTGTCTGCTAGAGAAAGGCCTCTACGAAGAAGGTCTGCTGAGGGTCGGCTGTG CATCTTCCAAACTGCGACGGATGATTTCCGCCATCAACGCGAACTACGTAACACCTCCGCTAGCGGATAAGTACGCCGATCCGCACGTGACGGCCGGTGTGCTCAAAAAATACCTCCGCAGCCTGCCGGATCCGCTGCTGACGTTCGAGTTCTATCAGGATTTTGTGATAGCCGCTCAGAAGCCGAGCGAAACACAGCGAAAAGCTGCAATTCTAAATATCATAAACCAGCTTCCGAAGGAGAATTATGACAACCTGCGATATCTCACCAAGTTCCTGTCGTATCTATCGGAGAAAAACCAGGAGAACAAAATGTCGCCACAGAATATTGCAATTGTGATGTCACCAAACTTGCTGTGGTCGCCCAACGAGAACGAAAACTATATCGATCAGGTTAATAGTACGGCAACTGTAAACACAATCGTTGAGGCATTGATCACTGACTGGGGCTTCTTCTTTGATGGCGATGTGAATTTCTATGTTAGTATGAGTAGAGATACCTTGTTTCCCGACAATGGTGGTTTCCCGGTTGACAAAGATCACCCGGTAAGGGCACCTGCCAATGATTATATGTCTAAATCAATGATCGCCACCATGGGCAGTCAAGATGAGATACGGTATTACAACAGTggcggaggaggaggaggaaacAGTGGGGGTGGAGGATCGAGTTCAAGCAATTCGCAGAAACCTTCGACGTCACATTCCCGCAGCAGCAGTCATGATACTAGTCTAATTCTAATCAACAGCAATGATCAACTCAGCAAGCACCGGAGTCAGTCGAACAGTTCCCTCTCGGATCATTCCAGTCCGCCCCACGAGAACAGTCCGAAACCTACGGTCCGACGAAAGCACAATAAGCAAGCGGCACCTACCCCACCTGATAATCATCACAAGGGTACGACCACCGCGAGCAGTAATCACAACACACGAGAGCACAATACAGCCAAGGTACCATCCAGCGCGGCTACTTATTTCAAGCAATTGAACAACAGCAGCAATAACAAAAACAATGGAATGGGCCGCGCTCGCAATGACGAGGGTTTTCAATCGTTACAGCATCACGCATACAAACAAGCCCAACAGGACTACGTCAGCGAACGACAACCGATAATGACGCGGGCCGAAAGTCACGACGATCTGCTGAAGCTCAAGTCACCCGCTGCTAGTGGCGTCCCCGGGGCGGAGAAAATTCCTCCTCCCCGGCCGGCTGCAGTCAGTATCGGTGAAACCCAAACGCTGAACCGCGCCAAAGGAATGCACGACCTGCACCACCAAAACAGCAAATTACCAAATGCTCCCAATTGTGATAGTACTAGCAGTATAGG tAATAAGGAGAATAAGGATAGCCACAACAGGCAAGTGTGTCCACTTCCGGTCAAACCGGTGGCATTACCGAGAACGACGTTGGTAGCAGCAAAGACACCGACACCAACTGGACCAGGTCCAAACGGACACGGTGCAGAAGACGACAATGGGTTTATGACGGTGGTTCGTGAAAAACCGGTCATCCCGGAACGACCCGCTATTCTGCTAAGACCTCAAAGCTTTAAGGGTTCCATTCCGGAGATATCCAAAGTTAGTGAGGGCACCAATACCCTGATTAGTTCTACGAACTCGTTGAAAAAGGCACAAAGTTTTCGGGGCGAAACGAGCAGCGGTGCAGGCAAAGAGGCCGGTTCGACTGTACTGGAGCGAACACAAATTTACAACATCGACAAGCAACAGGTGGCCATCATCGATGTTGCGGAAAAACACTCTTCTGGAGAGGAGAAAactaaaaaagacaaaaccgtgCCGATCAGCTTGGCACCGGTAGCAACCGTTCCGGAAGGTATCCCCCCTCTGGCGATGATGGAATCAACGGGTTCCCTTGGAAGTGATTTTCAATCACCAACCAATCCGGTTGGTCCCGCCGAAGCAAACAGCGAAGCGACGACAGTAGATGCCGCAGG